In Candidatus Bathyarchaeia archaeon, the DNA window TGGTAAAATGGTTTGCACGGGAGCAAAATCGGAAAAGGAATCCCGCAGAGCTGTTATGACAGTTGTTAAAGAACTGAAAAAGAGCGGAATAATCATCATCAGCAAGCCGGAGTTGAAGGTTGTGAACATCGTTGCTTCTGCAGGGTTAGGCGGAAAGATAGATTTGGAGAAGACAGTTTCCACGCTTGGAAAAACGATGTATGAGCCGGAGCAGTTTCCAGGACTGATCTACAGGATGGACGAGCCTAGGGTGGTAATTCTTCTGTTCGCAAGCGGGAACCTTGTCTGCACAGGAGCGAAGAAAGAACAGGACGTTTATGATGCAGTGCATAAGCTTCACGCAAGCTTAGAGGAACAAAACCTCATATTCTACGAATAATAACTTCATACGTTATTCGCCTATCGCCTTCGTTTGCATATTCCTCATTGTATACGGATACCAAGCATAAACACAGCAGTAGTTGTTTGGATAGAATTTCCATCCGACACAAAACAGGCTTTATCTATTCGGGCTTAGTGGTATTGTCTGGACAGTTCAATGACCAGAAACGCTTATCGCGAGATCATTCAACGCCTCATGCGGATTCCTAAACCTACAGTCAAAGACGTAAACATGGTTAAGATGCAAGCTGCCCAAACCTATAACCTCCAGACTCTTCCACCCAACTCAATTCTGATAAGCAACCTAAAGCCCAAAGAAAAACGTCTTGTCTCCGTTCTGCGCAGAAAACAGATTCGCACCATCTCAGGCGTAACCATCGTAGCCGTCATGACCAAGCCTTACCCGTGCCCTAAAACCACACCTTGCGCCTACTGCCCTGGCGGGCCTTCTGTTGGCTCACCTCAGAGCTACACTGGTTTTGAACCAGCTGCTATGCGTGGCATACAAAACCGCTACAACCCTTACAGGCAGGTGCGCAGCCGCATTAATCAACTAGAATCAATCGGACACACAGTAGACAAAGTTGAGCTCGTAATCATGGGTGGAACCTTCCCAGCTACACCTAAGCAGTATCAGTCACGTTTTGTTCAACGCTGCCTAGACGCCATAACACAACAAAAATCCAAGTCACTAACAGAAGCAGAAAAACAAGCAGAAACCAGCCGAACCCGCAACGTTGGCATTACAGTTGAAACACGCCCTGACTGGTCAAAGCAACAGCAAGTAGACCACATGCTAGCTATGGGTGTGACCCGAGTTGAACTGGGAGTCCAAAACATCCACGACGACATATACCAGCTAGTCAATCGAGAACACACAGTCAAAGACGTAGTAGAAGCCACACGCACACTCAAAGACTCGGGTTTGAAAGTAGCTTACCACATGATGCCCGGCTTACCCGGCTCAAACCCCAAACGAGACCTAAACGCCTTCAAAACCATCTTCACCAACCCAGACTACAAACCTGACATGATCAAGATCTATCCCTGCTTAGTCTTGAAAGGCACCAAAACACACGAATGGTGGAAAAAAGGCACATACCAACCCTACACAACCGAACAAGCAGCCGAACTCATCGCGGAAATCAAGAAAACTATTCCACCATGGGTTCGCATCATGCGCGTTCAAAGAGACATACCAGCCCAATTAATTGAAGCAGGCGTCAAACACAGCAACCTCCGCCAACTCGCCCAACAAAAACTCCAAGAACAAAACATGCGCTGCAAGTGCATACGATGCCGAGAAGTAGGACACAGATGGCTCAAAGACCACGTCAAACCAAACCTCAACAACATCCACATCCAAACCACAAAGTATGAGGCTTCCGAAGGCGAAGAAATCTTCATCTCAGCCGAAGACACAGCCAACGACGTCTTAATCGGCTACCTACGCCTCCGCATCCCATCAGCCGAAGCCCACAGACCAGAAATCACAGCCGAACCGTGCAGCATAGTACGCGAACTACACGTTTACGGTCCAGTTGTGCCAGTTGGAAAACACCAAACCAAAGCATGGCAACACAAAGGCATCGGACAACAACTCCTCACAAAAGCCGAACACATCACACAGGAAGAATACAACCGCAGAAAGATTGTTATTATAAGCGCATTAGGAACAAAACAATACTACAAACGCTTCGGCTACCACCACGACGGACCATACATGTCCAAAACGCTGAAGTGAAAATCGATGAAACTATCCTTCCGCGACTACGCCCAAGGCGACGAAGAAACATACGTCAACATCCACAACGAAAGATACAAGACGTGTACATGGTTCAGCAAGCATGGCCCAATAACAGTCAGCAACGCTAAACAGGAAATCGAAGAAAAAAAGAAGAATCCTACATACAGGCTCATTTTCGCCCTAACCCAAGACCAGCCAATCGGGTTCATAGAAGCAAGCATGGAAGACGCAAACACCGGTCAAATCCACCATTACTCACCCTGCATCTTGCCAACCTCTCCACAACTGGAAGTAAGCTCCGCCCTAGTTGAAGCCGCAATCAAGCATCTTGAGGAACAGGGCGCTCAGAAACTCAAATACTCAATAATGGGAAGACCCAGCGACACTACACCATACATCGAACTTTATCAAGCCCTCGACTTCAAGATTGTACGCAAAGCACTAATCATGTGGAAGAAACTTGACACTCCACCAGAATACACAACACCTCTTCTCATCAAACTCGCAACCCTAAATCAAGTCAACGCAGACTGCTTCGTCGACCTATTCATGAAATGCTTTCAAGACTCAAAAGACCGAGACGCAGCTCAAATTGCATCCAACATCGAACAGACCAAGAAGTTCATACAGCAGCTACGCGAACGAGAAGGCTCCAACCATGACCCAGATGGTTGGATCGCAGCCTCACTCAACGGCGAATATGTGGGCTTCACAATCGCGGTTCAACAAGGCACCGACGGACTAATCGCTGAGGTAGGAGTTGCGCCACAATTCCGCAGATCAGGCATCGGAACCTATCTCACACTGAAAGGGTTAGAGAGACTGAAAGAACGAGGATTTAAACAGGCGTCGCTGGGCGTTGATGTCGAAAACACAGCCGCCATAGCACTCTACGATAAACTCGGCTTCGAAAAGCTACCATTCGAAGTCTACGAACTAGAAAAGGCAATAACTCCCTGAACTACTTCCGTTTAGCTTTAGGACTTTTCGAAACAACCTTCACAGGAAGCGAAAACTTCGAAGTGTCGATAGGAGCTGGACCAAGCACCTCCACTCCAACAATCTCCTTCTTACGGTCCAGATCAAGAATCACGCAATCTGAGATGGGCTCGCTTTCGACAATCTTCCCTCTTCTAAGTCGAATGTAGAGCGCGTTGGAACTTGGGTCATATTCTAGCAAAGCCAATGCGCTGGAGCCTCCTTTCGTCTACCCATAACACTGTAATTACCTCTATTTTTCCGTTTTTCTTTTCATAAATGACGACAAGCTCTCTCCCACGGATTTTCCCATGAGCTGCCAACCTACCATAACGAACCAAGATAACCTCTGCTGGATTTTCTAAAATCTTGTAAACCTGCGCTTCTCTGATGCCTCGATCCAGCATTCTCATTTCAGCATGAGGCTTTATGATCACAATCATCCCAAACAGCCCACAAGCCTCAATGTGTCTTCCCTTCTTGCTTTTAAAGCTAATAAATAGAGGGGCAAGCACTGAATAAGAACTGCTTACGAAGTGTAGCTGGAGAAAACGAATTTAGACGAAACGCTTCGGCTACCACCATGACGGACCATACATGTCAAAAACCTTGCGTGCCCCATACTCATGACGCACCAAAGTCCAAGCATTTCATGGAATCTTCACACAACGATACGCCCTACCCGCGATTACTTCCTTGTTGGGTCTCTGGCAAATAGGTAGAAGACTGTAGCAGCGACGATGCCGAATAATCCAAGTGCTGTTCCCAAACCCTCATAATCAAACCAGATAAGCGCCAGTCCGCCAACAGCCGCACCCAAAGCATAACCTAGATTCACAAAAGCGGAGTCCACCGACATCATAGTACCCCGATGTCCCGGAACCTGCTCAAGAGTCAAACTTATAGCCGCTGCAGTAACCATACCAAAAAGCAAAGCAGCCGTTAAGTTCAACAGCAAAGAAACCCAGAAATAAGGCACAAAAACGAAAGACACCGTGAACACACCAGCCAGCAAAGCAGTCACCGCTGTTGAGGGCTTACGCCCAATCCTATCCACAAATCGACCACTGACCAAACTACCAACAGTGTAGCAGGAAGCTGCCACCAGAATTATGAGGGCTGCAACATCAGTGGACGCTTCGAACCGCTGCATAAAAAACGCCACGCCATAATACAAAACCGCTGCAAAAGAAGCAGCCCGAAAGGCGTCACCCGCCAAACAAGCCAAAGCAGACCTATTCGACAGAACTTCCTTGAAACCCGAAAGAAAACCACTCCGACTCATTGCTGTCCCATGACTGTGAGAATCAGATGGAATGCCAAAGAACGCTAGTAAAAGACCAACAAACAAGAGAGGAGTAACAAAGCCCAAAAGCGAAAACCGCCAGCCTCCAAAGTCTGCAAGCAAATTCAAGACCAAAGGACCAACGACATAAGACATCGCACCCGCCCCAACAGTCCATGCAACGACTCTAGCCCTTTTCTCCAATGGAAAATGCTCTCCGACCAGCGCGTTAACCATCGGGTTAACCATCGCCAGCCCCAAACCACTTATAGAGTAAGCCAAGAGCATCCCAACGAAACCTGCCGCTAAGAAACACCCAACGGACGATACGGCAAAGAAAAGCAAACCCGTCATCAACAACGACTTGTGTCTAAAACGAACACACAGAAAACCCATAACCAACGCAAAAACAACCGCAGCCACAGAAGAAAAAGTGTTAACCTGACCCATAATGCCAACTTCCACCCCGAACTCCGTGGCAATAGGATACAGAAAGAGCCCCATCAAAACCGAAAGCGGACCAACAGAAAACGCACAGAACACCAACGTGGGAAGAAAAATCCTCTTTGAAGAAGCACTCGACTTTGAACCCACATCAGAGCCCATAATAGAAACCTGAGGTAACATCTTACCCTAATTAAACTATGGCTGCGCAGTTGCACGCGAAATGGGCTTTATTCTTCAATGCTGAAATACCCTCCTCAAGAAGACCGGCCCAACACGAAAAACAGAATAACGCAACACGATTATGTGTAGTCGTACCATCGATTAGACAACCTCGCAGCGTTGGTGAAACAGGATTTGGATGAGAAAACAATGGGCTACAAAGGAGAAGCCCTACAGCATCTCAAACAAGCCCAAGCTGAGATAGGCGACATAATCAAAATAACAAAAAACACCGAAACCTACGAAGGCATCCTGATTCCACGATCAGAATACAGCGACGACAAGCACATCGTCATCAAACTGAAAACAGGCTACAACATAGGCATCCACATAACCTCATCAACAAAAATCGAGAAGACCGGCGCAGGAGCCAAACCGGCATTCGTTGCCCCAGCTCCGCCAACACAAAAGCCCAACCTGCCCAAAGTCACAATCATCAGCACAGGCGGCACCATCGCTAGCAGAGTTGATTACCGCACAGGAGCAGTAAGGCCAGCGCTGTCAGCAAGCGACCTCTACAGCGTCGTACCAGAACTCTCAGACATAGCCACAATAGACGCAGAAATATTGTTCAGCATATTCAGCGAAGACATGACTGCGAAACACTGGTCGGAACTCGCCAAAGCAGTTGCCAAACGCATCGAGAAAGGCGAAGACGGAGTCATAGTGGCGCATGGAACAGACACCATGGGCTACACAGCCGCAGCCTTAAGCTTCGCATTGCAAGAACTACCCGTATCCGTCATACTAGTCGGCTCACAACGATCCGCAGACAGACCCAGCTCAGACGCAGCCACAAACCTAACCGGAGCCGTCACAGCCGCAGCTAAAGCACCTTTCGCCGAAGTCACATTAGCCATGCACGAAACCCCATCAGACACAGCCACAGTCCTGCACCGAGGCACAAAAGTCCGAAAATGCCACACCAGCCGCAGAGACACCTTCAAATCCATCAACACCGAACCACTCGCCAAAGTCGAAAACGGCAACGTAATCATGCTCACACAAGACTACCGCAAAAGAGACAAAAACAGAAAACTCGTCTTAAAGCCAAATTTCGAAGAAAAAGTAGCGCTACTAAAGTTTCATCCCGGCTTCAACCCTGAAATAATCGACCACCTCGTGGGTAATGGGTACAAAGGCATAGTTTTTGAAGGCACGGGACTCGGGCACATCAGCCACCAGTGCCTAAACTCAGTTCGCGCAGCAGTGGAAAAAGATGTAATCGTAGCTATGACCAGCCAATGCATTTGGGGCAGAGTAGACATGAACGTCTACGACACGGGCAGAGACTTCCTCAACGCTGGCGTCACCCCACTCGAAGACATGCTCAGCGAAACCGCACTAGTCAAACTCATGTGGACACTTGGACAAACTCGCAAGCCAGACGAAGCCAAAAAACTGCTCACAACCAACATTGCAGGCGAAATTTCGCCACGCACTCTGAGCGAAACCGACACAGGTTGACACAGCCTATGAGCATAGACTACGCTAAACTAGGCTTAAAAGTCGGCTTAGAAATCCATCAGCAACTCGACACAGCAGAAAAACTGTTCTGCAGCTGCAAACCCGAACTCTTCAAAGAAAACCCAGAAATCACGTTTCTCAGACGCCTACGCCCAACCCAGAGCGAGCTAGGGCAAATCGATCCAGCAGCCTACTTCGAGTTTCAAAAAGGCGTCAAAATCCTCTACGAAGCCACTAAGACAACATCGTGCCTAGTTGAAATGGACGAGGAACCACCGCACAACCTCAACCATGAAGCAGTTGAAATCGCCCTAACCGTGGCACTTATGGCAAACGCCAAACCAGCCGACGAAATCCACGTCATGCGCAAAACCGTCATAGACGGCTCAAACACCACAGGCTTCCAACGCACATGCGTCACAGCGCTCAACGGCGAAATCGAAGTCGAAGCCAAAAAAATCCCAATCCAACTCATCGCCTTAGAAGAAGACGCAGCCCGAAAAATGAACGAGGAAGAAAGCGGCAAAACAATACGCTACCGAATCGACCGCCTAGGCATACCACTAATCGAAGTCACAACCGCCCCCGTCTTGTACACGCCGCAGGAAACCGAGAAAACAGCATTGGCAATAGGATGCATTCTGAGAGCCACGGGCAAAGTCAAACGAGGCTTGGGCACAATACGCCAAGACCTAAACATAAGCATACCAGACGGCGCATTAATCGAAATCAAAGGCGTCCAAGAACTCGAACTCGTCTCCAAGGCAGTGGAATACGAAGTCCAGCGCCAGCTCAACCTCATCAAAATCAAAGAAGAACTCCAAAAACGAGGCACAACTAAAGACACCCTAACCGAAGAATTCACCGACGTATCAAAAGCCTTCCAAAAAACCCAAAGCAAAGTCATCAAAAAAGCCCTAAGCGAACACAAGCCGGTACTAGCTGTCAAACTTCCACGTTTCGCGAGTCTACTTGGAACCGAATTGATGCCCGGAGTACGACTAGGCACTGAAATGGCTGATCGAGCACGCTTCTGGGGCAGAGTCGGCGGCTTGTTCCACACCGACGAAATGCCAGCCTACGGAATAACCACACAAGAAGTAGAGGAACTGAGAAAACTAGCAAAGGCGGAAGAGCAAGACGCAGTAGTCTTCGTAGCCGACGCCGTGGAAAACGCCACAGACGCCCTAAAAGCCGTAATCGAAAGAGCCAAAGAAGCCCTCAAAGGCGTACCCGAAGAAACCCGCGCAGCCAACCCCGACGGCACAACAAGGTACATGCGACCCAGACCCGGCGCTGCAAGAATGTACCCAGAAACCGACGTGCCACCCATACAAATCAGGGGAGACTACCTGAAACAACTGCGAACTCGGCTCCCAGAAATGCCCGAACAAAAAATGGAACGCCTAACCAAGGCTTATGGCTTAAACCAGAAACTAGCCAAACAAGTCCTAGACTCAGAGTACGCGCCACTCTTCGAGATCATCGTCAAAGAAACCAAAGTCTCACCCACAATAGTAGCAGCAGTCCTAACTGAAACCATAAAAAGCCTCAAACGCGAAGGCATCCAAACCGAAAACGTCACAGACCAGCAACTCCGCGAACTCTTCACCCAAATAGACGCTGGACAAACCACGAAAGAAGCCGTTCCCGACATCATCACTTGGCTAGCCACACATGAAGGCGCATCAGCAAAACAAGCCGTAGACAATTTAGGCTTAGGCATGCTCTCCGAAAAAGAACTCGACCACCTCATCGACGAAGCAATTCAAGAAAACAAAAGCCTAATCGAAAAAAGCGGAGAAGCCGCATTCAGCGCCTTAATGGGCCAAATCATGAAAAAAACACGCGGCAAAGCCAACGCTGAACAAATCGCCAACACATTAAAAAAGAAACTAAAGAAAACCTAGCGCTTCGCCCCAAAATCAGCGATTACGTTGGCATACACTTTAGCCGCGTTCTTAATGTCTTTAACGTAGACGAATTCATCGTAGGTGTGGGCTAACTCGCCACAGCCCGGTCCAAACGACATAGCTGGAATGCCGAGCATCCTGCGGAAGAAGTGAGCGTCAGTGGTCGCAGGCATGTAAGTCGGAGGCGGCACATACCCAAAGACCGGCTTAGCACCTTTCTGAATAGCTTTGACTAGAGAGTCGTCGGCAGGCGTGTACGAAGGCAACGTCTTGTTGATGACCGAAACCTCAAAGTCTTCTGGAAGCAGGCTACGCACAAATTTTTCCACACCGTCAGGACTCCCCCCAGCAGGCACGCGGATGTCGACTTCAGCCCAGCATTTCTCAGGCACAACATTAGTTTTGGTTCCACCAGCTATGACACCGATATTAACCGTGTAATGCGTAAGCGTCCTCACCAGCTTACTCGGCGCGATACCATCCTTCAACGCTAACCTGCGCTGTTCCCTTTCCCCGTTCTTGACCAGAGCCTTTGCATCTTGCGGTGTCTCAACCGCTTCAGCCTCCAAAGCCTTCAACGTTGGCAAAAAACTGGTTAACATTTCAATGGCGTTTCGACCCCGCGGCGGCGTGCTACCATGCGCTGGCTTGCCGAAAGCAGTGATATTGAGCCAACAGGTTCCACGTTCCCCAGCAACTATGGAATAGTGCCCGTCCAAGTAGCCAGTTGGCTCAGTGATTAAGCAGGCGTCGCCCGTCAACTTCTTGTTCTGCACCAGCCAGATGACGCCAGCGGGTCCCTGAGCCTCCTCATCTGGAACATTAGCAACAGTGATTCTTTCTGGCAGCTCGTCTTCGAAATCTTTTGCAGCTGCCGTCGCCATAAGCTGCGCGGCTACGCCTGCCTTCTGGTCGGTTGCGCCTCGCCCGTACAGTTTGCCCTGCTTGACTTCGCCCTTGTACGGGGGCACAGTCCACTTAGTTGTGTCGCCAGCTGGAACTACGTCCATGTGTCCGCATAGAATCAGCGAAGGCTTGCCCTTTCCAACAGTGCCTATTACACTGACGTGTCCCTCTTCCGGTTCAAGCTTCTGATAACTGATGCCCTCCTGTTTCAGAAAGTCTTCACACACTTTCGCAACGTCTGAGACATCTCCGGGGGGATTCTCACTTCTCGCTTGAACCAGCTCGCTGCACAGTTTGGTTAATTCGTTCTGGCGTTTCTCAATGATGTCAGCCACTTTTTGGTTGAGTGATTTCAACTTGTCGCACCTGCGCAAAGTTCTGCTTATGATTGTAGATAGGTTTCAGCAAACGCTTAATAAATGGATACTTATCTTCTCTATGCCTAATCAAGTTTCATGGAGAGACAGCTTCAACCATGGCGAAGTTCAAGGTCATTGTCTCCGACCCGTCTGCCAAATCAAAAGTCGTCGAGCTAGAAGGCGCCCGAGCCGTGCCCCTAATCGGCAAACGCATAGGCGAAACCATAGACGGCACAGTTGTAGGCATGTCAGGCGCCAAAATGCAAATCACAGGCGGCTCAGACAAAGACGGCTTTCCCATGCGCCCCAACGTACACGGCGGCGTACGAATCAGCGTCATGCTAAGCAAAGGCATAGGATTCCACCCCACACACGAAGGCGAACGCCAACGCAAAACAGTCCGCGGAAACATCATAACCGAAGACATAGTCCAAATCAACATGAAAACGCTGGAAAAAGAGAAGAAAGCGGAGAAACCCAAGAAAACCAAGAAACCAAAAGTTGAAGCAGAAGCTGAACCCGAGTCTACTCAACCCGCACAACCCTCAACCGCCACAAGCGGAGGTGAAACCGCTGAAGAAACTGCCCAAACAACCGGAGGTTAACATAGGCACAATTGGACACGTGGATCACGGCAAAACCACACTTGTCCAGTCGTTAACCGGTGTTTGGGCATCAAGACACAGCGAAGAACTTCGCCGCGGCATCACAATCAAACTAGGCTACGCAGACACGCCTGTATACAAATGCCCCGACTGCCCGCCACCACAGTGTTATTCAACCGAACCCAAATGCAAAGGCTGCCCAAAACCAGGCGAATTCGTCAGAGCCGTCAGCTTTGTAGATGCACCCGGCCACGAAGCATTGATGGCCACGATGCTTTCAGGCGCAGCCGTGATGGACGGAGCCATGCTTGTCGTAGCCGCCGACGAAACTTGTCCTCAACCCCAAACTAGAGAGCACTTGGCTGCTATTGAAATTGTGAACGTCAAGAACCTCATCATCATACAAAACAAGATCGATTTAGTTGACGAGAAAAGAGCGCTAGAAAACTACGAGCAAATAAAGAGCTTTGTCAAAGGCAGCATAGCTGAAAACGCGCCCATCATTCCCATTTCAGCCCAGCACGGCGCGAACATTGACGTTTTGATCCAAGCCTTAGAAGAACACGTTCCCACACCCAAACGTGATTCGACAAAACCAGTAAGGATGTCTGTTCTCAGGTCTTTCGACGTGAACAAACCAGGCACAACTGTGGACGAATTGGCTGGCGGCGTTTTGGGCGGAACGATATTCCAAGGCGTACTCAAAGTTAACGACGAAGTAGAGATTCGCCCAGGAGTCAGAGTGGAAAAAGCTGGAAGAACCATTTATGAACCGTTGTACTCAGAGGTGACCACCCTTCAAGCAGGCGGCAACGCCGTTGACGAAGCTCGACCAGGAGGTCTAGTGGGCATGGGCACACTACTTGATCCGTCTCTGACCAAAGCCGATGGCTTGACAGGCAACATTGTCGGAAAGCCTGAGACGTTGCCGCCCACGCTTTCAGAGTTAACAATGGAGACCCACCTGTTTCCACGCGCACTGGGAACCAAAGAGCTAATGGAGATCGAAAACGTGCGCGTCGGCGAAGCTCTTCTACTAGATGTGGGAACCACCATAACATCTGGAGCTGTTACATCGATAAGAGGCGAAAACGCCACGCTGAAACTCAGTCGCCCGGTAAGTGCTGAAGAAGGCGCGCGAACCGCGATAAGCCGCAAAATCGCTGGAAGATGGCGACTCATAGGCTATGGTATAATCACGTAGTCATTAGGTAAGAGTGCACTTCACAGAGAGGCTTGCATATTTAGCGTCCTGATTTCTCCGTAAATCGTTAATGCAACTTCTTGTCTCTGTTGCTATGTTGCCAAATCGGCAGAGGGGGAGATGATTTATGAATGTAAAACAATTCATGATAGGAATGCTACTAGCGTTAGCCTTGTTGACTATGGCTCACGCTCCGTTGTCGGGTCAACAGGGCAACGGTCGATATGATCCGTGGCTTGATTACGACGAAAACGGAATCATAGATGCCAATGAGCTTCAGCGATTGGGAGAGGCATACGGCTCCACAGGAGATCCCACGAAAAACATTACCATAGCTGGCCATGCAACACAGTATCTTAGACCGGGTGGCGTGAACATTATGATTCCGCCATCAGGTAGTTGGCTTTCAAGCATGATCTCAATCGATGGTTACGCCAAGGTAACAGTCTTAATCTGGTTGTCAACACCTGGAAACTGTTATTTCAAAATATATGCCGGCGACGACGCTGGTTATTCATGGCTCATAGAAACAGCTACCCCAAATGGCCAGAGCTGGGTCAAAACCTATGACGCCATGAGCCAGCGAATTCAAATAGAAATCTTCAATAGCAGTCCTAGCACCGTAACGGCACAGGTAAGCGTTTACCTCGTGGCATAAAATGCCTATATGTCTCACGCCGTCCCATTGTAAACTGGAAGACGTCATCACAGAAGAACGCAGAGGAGCAGAGCCTCAGGCTTCCTTTATCTCGGGTTCTTTCACTTTACTAATTAGCAGCGCCGCGGCTGCGAGTTCAGTCGTGGCAAAGATGTAGAAGGGCACAGCTGGACCAAATGTCTGGTAAGCGAAGCCTCCTGCAAGCGCACCTAAGCCAACAGCGAGAAAGCTGCTCATATCCCACAGTGCGTTTACGCGTCCCCTGACTGGTCTTGGCGTAAGATCGGCTTGAAGAGCCTCATGCGCCG includes these proteins:
- a CDS encoding translation initiation factor IF-2 subunit gamma, whose product is MKKLPKQPEVNIGTIGHVDHGKTTLVQSLTGVWASRHSEELRRGITIKLGYADTPVYKCPDCPPPQCYSTEPKCKGCPKPGEFVRAVSFVDAPGHEALMATMLSGAAVMDGAMLVVAADETCPQPQTREHLAAIEIVNVKNLIIIQNKIDLVDEKRALENYEQIKSFVKGSIAENAPIIPISAQHGANIDVLIQALEEHVPTPKRDSTKPVRMSVLRSFDVNKPGTTVDELAGGVLGGTIFQGVLKVNDEVEIRPGVRVEKAGRTIYEPLYSEVTTLQAGGNAVDEARPGGLVGMGTLLDPSLTKADGLTGNIVGKPETLPPTLSELTMETHLFPRALGTKELMEIENVRVGEALLLDVGTTITSGAVTSIRGENATLKLSRPVSAEEGARTAISRKIAGRWRLIGYGIIT
- a CDS encoding ArgE/DapE family deacylase, with the translated sequence MKSLNQKVADIIEKRQNELTKLCSELVQARSENPPGDVSDVAKVCEDFLKQEGISYQKLEPEEGHVSVIGTVGKGKPSLILCGHMDVVPAGDTTKWTVPPYKGEVKQGKLYGRGATDQKAGVAAQLMATAAAKDFEDELPERITVANVPDEEAQGPAGVIWLVQNKKLTGDACLITEPTGYLDGHYSIVAGERGTCWLNITAFGKPAHGSTPPRGRNAIEMLTSFLPTLKALEAEAVETPQDAKALVKNGEREQRRLALKDGIAPSKLVRTLTHYTVNIGVIAGGTKTNVVPEKCWAEVDIRVPAGGSPDGVEKFVRSLLPEDFEVSVINKTLPSYTPADDSLVKAIQKGAKPVFGYVPPPTYMPATTDAHFFRRMLGIPAMSFGPGCGELAHTYDEFVYVKDIKNAAKVYANVIADFGAKR
- a CDS encoding 30S ribosomal protein S6e translates to MAKFKVIVSDPSAKSKVVELEGARAVPLIGKRIGETIDGTVVGMSGAKMQITGGSDKDGFPMRPNVHGGVRISVMLSKGIGFHPTHEGERQRKTVRGNIITEDIVQINMKTLEKEKKAEKPKKTKKPKVEAEAEPESTQPAQPSTATSGGETAEETAQTTGG